From a single Brassica rapa cultivar Chiifu-401-42 chromosome A01, CAAS_Brap_v3.01, whole genome shotgun sequence genomic region:
- the LOC103844531 gene encoding protein AUXIN RESPONSE 4 — MAIITEEEEEETKPLVPPGSKESTMKNPQSQNPFPFWFYFTIIFSLATLLFVSLSLYSSQTDPRSWFLSLPPSLRQHYSDGRTLKVQVNPDELPIQVFVAESGPAQSENVIIVHGLGLSSYAFREMIQSLGSKGIHGVAVDLPGNGFSDKSMVVVGGDREIGFVGRVKEVYGLIQEKGVFWAFDHMVETGDLPYEEIIKLQNSKRRSLKAIELGSEETAKVLSQVIDTLGLSPVHLVLHDSALGLASNWVSENPQSVRSITLLDSSINPALPLWVLHIPGIREVLLGFSFAFKMLVSLRCSKDMTLSQIEAHRILLKGSNGREAVLGSLKKLNHSFDIAQWGNSDAVNGIPMQVIWSKQVSDVWSEEGERVSKALRKAKFVTHSGSRWPQESKSSELTGYIADFVSAFPISIKRVPEEPIPEKVQKILDEAKAGGDHDHAHAGYTDAYGLGEGWTT, encoded by the exons ATGGCTATCatcacagaagaagaagaagaggaaacgAAACCCCTAGTTCCTCCTGGGAGTAAAGAATCGACTATGAAGAACCCTCAATCTCAAAACCCTTTTCCTTTTTGGTTCTACTTTACAATCATCTTCTCTCTCGCCACTCTCCtcttcgtctctctctctctctactcttcTCAGACCGATCCCAGATCCTGGTTCCTCTCGCTCCCACCATCTCTCCGTCAACATTACTCAGATGGAAGAACACTCAAAGTCCAGGTAAACCCAGACGAACTACCAATCCAAGTATTTGTGGCTGAATCTGGCCCGGCTCAATCGGAGAATGTGATAATCGTTCACGGGTTAGGGCTTAGCTCGTACGCGTTTCGAGAGATGATCCAATCTCTTGGATCTAAAGGGATTCATGGTGTAGCTGTTGATTTGCCCGGGAATGGATTCTCTGACAAGTCGATGGTAGTGGTAGGTGGAGACAGGGAGATAGGGTTTGTGGGTAGAGTTAAGGAAGTTTATGGTTTGATTCAAGAGAAAGGCGTCTTCTGGGCGTTTGATCATATGGTTGAGACTGGAGATTTGCCTTACGAAGAAATCATTAAGCTTCAAAATTCGAAACGGAGAAGCTTGAAAGCTATTGAACTAGGGAGTGAAGAAACAGCTAAGGTTTTAAGTCAAGTGATTGATACTTTGGGTTTATCTCCTGTGCATTTGGTTCTTCATGATTCAGCACTTGGGTTAGCTTCAAACTGGGTTTCCGAGAATCCCCAAAGTGTTCGAAGTATAACGCTTCTTGACTCCAGTATCAACCCGGCATTGCCCTTGTGGGTTTTGCACATACCTGGAATAAGAGAGGTCTTGTTAGGGTTTTCGTTTGCTTTCAAGATGCTAGTGAGCTTACGTTGCTCAAAGGACATGACTTTATCGCAAATCGAAGCTCATAGGATACTTTTGAAAGGAAGCAACGGGAGGGAAGCTGTTCTCGGTTCGCTTAAGAAGCTTAACCATAGCTTTGACATTGCACAGTGGGGTAACTCAGATGCGGTCAATGGTATCCCGATGCAAGTTATTTGGTCTAAACAAGTTTCTGATGTTTGGAGCGAGGAAGGCGAACGTGTATCTAAGGCTCTTCGAAAGGCAAAGTTTGTCACTCATTCAGGCAGCCGTTGGCCTCAG GAAAGCAAATCGAGCGAGCTTACAGGTTACATTGCTGATTTCGTTTCTGCGTTCCCGATATCCATCAAACGGGTCCCTGAAGAACCTATACCAGAGAAAGTGCAGAAAATATTGGATGAAGCAAAGGCTGGTGGGGACCATGACCACGCCCATGCTGGTTACACAGATGCTTACGGTCTTGGTGAGGGATGGACTACTTGA
- the LOC103844522 gene encoding NADPH-dependent aldehyde reductase 1, chloroplastic, translating into MASERQKQGGVQPGKEHVMDPTPQFSSSDYQPSNKLRGKVALITGGDSGIGRAVSYCFAVEGATVAFTYVKGQEEKDAQETLQMLKEAKTSEAKDPIAIPTDLGFDENCKRVVDEVVNAFGRIDVLINNAAEQYESNSIEEIDEPRLERVFRTNIFSYFFLTRHALKHMKEGSSIINTTSVNAYKGHASLLDYTATKGAIVAFTRGLALQLAEKGIRVNGVAPGPIWTPLIPASFNEEKIKNFGTEVPMKRAGQPIEVAPSYVFLACNHCSSYFTGQVLHPNGGAVVNA; encoded by the exons ATGGCTTCTGAAAGACAAAAACAAGGAGGAGTACAACCTGGCAAAGAACACGTCATGGACCCAACTCCACAATTCTCTAGTTCAGACTACCAACCCTCCAACAAGCTTCGT GGAAAGGTGGCCCTGATAACGGGCGGAGACTCGGGGATTGGTAGAGCCGTGAGTTACTGTTTTGCAGTTGAAGGTGCCACAGTTGCCTTCACGTACGTCAAGGGCCAAGAGGAAAAGGACGCACAAGAGACTCTACAAATGTTGAAGGAAGCAAAAACTTCGGAGGCGAAGGACCCGATTGCAATTCCAACGGATTTAGGATTCGATGAGAACTGCAAGAGGGTTGTAGACGAGGTTGTTAATGCGTTTGGACGAATCGATGTCTTGATCAATAACGCAGCGGAGCAGTACGAAAGCAATTCCATCGAAGAGATCGATGAGCCTAGGCTGGAACGTGTCTTCCGTACAAAcatcttttcttatttctttctcACAAG GCATGCGTTGAAGCATATGAAGGAAGGAAGCAGCATAATAAACACAACATCCGTGAACGCCTACAAGGGACACGCATCGCTTCTCGACTACACGGCTACAAAAGGAGCGATTGTGGCGTTTACTCGAGGTCTTGCACTTCAGCTTGCTGAGAAAGGGATCCGTGTTAATGGTGTAGCACCTGGTCCTATATGGACCCCCCTTATCCCAGCTTCGTTTAATGAGGAGAAGATTAAGAATTTCGGGACTGAAGTCCCGATGAAACGAGCCGGCCAGCCCATTGAGGTGGCACCCTCCTATGTTTTCCTGGCTTGTAACCACTGCTCATCTTACTTCACAGGCCAAGTTCTTCACCCTAACG GAGGTGCTGTTGTGAATGCCTAA
- the LOC103844508 gene encoding alpha-crystallin domain-containing protein 22.3 yields MRESTGFPQVIEVAPLNSLPYVGPLNGNSSMSGNKANETAEKTGPPAMIFLPSESAPEFYSLISQSKTGVALTGSAAMGKIGPTIGLVDIAESDDSYYFRVSLPGVSRDEKEFSCEIEPDGKILIKGATTTGEKTVCRHNQVFKMLSQNLCPPGHFTISFQLPGPVSNEDFSGNFGADGVLEGVVKKLYYED; encoded by the exons ATGAGAGAGAGCACCGGTTTTCCACAAGTTATTGAGGTTGCTCCGTTGAACAGTCTGCCTTACGTCGGTCCATTAAATGGCAATTCATCCATGTCTGGTAACAAGGCCAACGAGACTGCAGAGAAAACAGGACCTCCAGCAATGATATTTCTACCTTCTGAATCAGCTCCAGAGTTTTATAGCCTTATCTCTCAGTCAAAAACCGGAGTTGCCCTCACGGGAAGTGCAGCCATGGGGAAGATCGGACCAACTATTGGTTTGGTGGATATTGCTGAATCCGATGACTCTTACTATTTCCGTGTTTCCCTCCCTGGTGTTTCAAGAGATGAAA AGGAGTTCAGCTGCGAAATAGAACCAGACGGTAAGATTCTGATCAAAGGAGCAACAACGACGGGAGAGAAGACAGTGTGCAGACACAATCAGGTGTTCAAGATGCTATCACAAAACTTATGCCCTCCAGGCCACTTCACCATCTCTTTCCAGCTTCCGGGTCCTGTGAGCAACGAAGATTTCAGCGGTAATTTTGGTGCAGATGGTGTTCTTGAGGGAGTAGTGAAGAAGCTCTACTACGAAGACTGA